A single genomic interval of Phaeodactylum tricornutum CCAP 1055/1 chromosome 5, whole genome shotgun sequence harbors:
- the sUbi gene encoding ubiquitin-like protein, which yields MKLPFALFATLLVLSSDAAISPWGGQVPHAPRTALASVLSVRGGMQLFVKTLTGKTVSIEVEEGESIEEVKAKIAEKEGIPAEQQRLIFGGQQLQDAKTLDDYDVGDDATLHLVLRLRGGVVSSASSLARKFLGRDVELVDEDFVKQHLQGLTDDDRNLMNAFVATSRSEKTSTEGSSTDPSETVSTTAPTVVRRALYWIGQAPKRMEGSPMEDVILASSPRPGEFDYKGKLVATDGKGKSTKLTKLFKRRDNENKLYDALTKMKLDT from the coding sequence ATGAAGCTTCCGTTTGCTCTCTTCGCGACGCTTCTGGTTCTTTCGTCTGATGCCGCAATCTCTCCTTGGGGTGGCCAGGTTCCGCACGCGCCACGAACGGCACTGGCGTCAGTCTTGTCAGTCCGTGGCGGTATGCAGCTGTTCGTAAAAACCTTGACCGGAAAAACTGTCAGTATCGAGGTGGAGGAAGGCGAATCAATTGAAGAGGTCAAGGCCAAAAtcgctgaaaaagaaggtaTTCCGGCGGAACAACAACGGCTCATATTTGGAGGACAGCAATTACAGGATGCTAAAACCTTGGACGATTACGACGTTGGCGATGACGCCACTTTGCATCTAGTGCTGCGGCTGCGTGGTGGCGTGGTTAGCAGCGCCAGCAGTTTGGCGCGAAAGTTCTTAGGACGGGATGTCGAactcgtcgacgaagacttcGTCAAACAACACTTGCAGGGCTTGACCGATGACGATCGCAACTTGATGAACGCGTTCGTGGCGACTTCTCGCAGCGAAAAGACGTCGACGGAGGGCTCGTCCACGGATCCATCCGAAACAGTGTCTACTACAGCACCTACTGTGGTCCGCCGGGCTCTCTATTGGATTGGTCAAGCCCCAAAGCGTATGGAAGGATCGCCCATGGAGGATGTCATTTTGGCGAGCTCCCCGCGGCCAGGTGAATTTGACTATAAGGGCAAGCTTGTGGCAACTgacggaaaaggaaagtcGACCAAACTGACCAAGCTTTTTAAGCGTCGAGATAATGAAAACAAACTATACGATGCGTTGACAAAGATGAAGCTGGACACATAA
- a CDS encoding predicted protein → MVVRDWSLQSMVSKRQILTRLGCCVLAMVSLVDAFSSAVNDRLTSAPRGFRTNAGPLFMAPKTMDLEELKLQLIEYLAKRKDVGADEKAKEDVGKVIGGSKGNAVLEFVSLAPNKGQVIETPSNALDYDELTKYGYGHLVTPIMNAGGRLEMYKLLGIDAPAVKRPPPPPEAPKLVVDRIGENDKARYSGLRMGLLNDDAMAEALQEAQRKKRSGEPLRSALVEEGFVRPFADKRNVSPKSTPEWTPERIDEETKRQGRSNDWARRAREGQFVRDPMESLDLNFQQRVFSIFSALLVSTAFGRSTPIFLSQYLGDSTAKLSVLSFLSALQAPAGAFVLASIGSSIFCVVSSKSKNRSAIVWFIKGLLGGPLTVGQLRELDSLLTQGEQDIVNREQAEQDLRAK, encoded by the exons ATGGTAGTAAGGGATTGGTCTTTGCAAAGTATGGTTTCGAAGCGTCAAATCCTCACCCGTCTGGGTTGCTGCGTCCTCGCCATGGTCTCGTTGGTAGACGCGTTTTCATCAGCGGTCAACGACAGGCTCACTAGCGCGCCACGAGGCTTCCGAACGAACGCAGGCCCACTCTTTATGGCTCCAAAGACAATGGATTTGGAGGAACTAAAGCTACAGCTTATTGAATATTTAGCGAAACGCAAGGATGTGGGTGCCGATGAGAAAGCAAAAGA AGATGTTGGAAAGGTAATCGGAGGTTCAAAAGGTAACGCGGTTTTGGAATTTGTCAGCCTCGCACCGAACAAG GGACAAGTCATAGAAACGCCTTCCAATGCATTGGACTATGACGAGCTGACTAAATACGGGTACGGGCATCTTGTAACTCCAATAATGAATGCCGGAGGACGTTTAGAAATGTACAAGCTTCTTGGGATCGACGCACCCGCAGTCAAACGCCCCCCTCCACCTCCCGAAGCACCAAAATTGGTAGTTGATCGCATTGGCGAAAACGACAAAGCGAGATATTCTGGATTGAGAATGGGACTACTAAATGATGACGCCATGGCCGAAGCCCTACAGGAAGCTCAACGCAAGAAAAGGTCAGGCGAGCCTTTGCGATCGGCACTGGTCGAAGAAGGATTTGTGCGCCCCTTTGCTGACAAACGAAACGTTAGCCCGAAATCGACACCTGAGTGGACCCCGGAGCGGATCGACGAAGAGACAAAACGACAAGGCCGTTCAAATGATTGGGCGCGCAGAGCCCGAGAAGGACAGTTCGTTAGGGACCCAATGGAATCGTTAGACCTGAACTTTCAGCAGCGAGTTTTTTCGATCTTTTCCGCTCTTCTGGTGAGCACGGCATTTGGGCGATCGACACCAATATTTTTGTCGCAATACCTTGGGGACAGTACAGCAAAACTCTCTGTTCTCTCCTTTTTAAGCGCATTGCAAGCGCCTGCTGGGGCATTTGTTCTGGCTTCAATCGGTTCCAGCATTTTCTGCGTTGTCTCATCGAAGTCGAAAAACCGAAGTGCGATAGTATGGTTTATCAAGGGCCTTTTGGGTGGCCCTTTAACAGTTGGACAGCTCCGCGAGCTAGATTCACTATTAACGCAGGGGGAGCAGGATATCGTGAACAGGGAACAGGCGGAGCAAGATCTGCGGGCAAAATAG
- a CDS encoding predicted protein gives MQGPAESVADASLSFLRSYDGEKWLVRDDYVLPSSACTRGSLMVSASPLTPPWTRKCSRRQKRPSLPLINKTYTDDLAKLCQAESTEITEETTDHTVEEYMVESLNVKALNEIQISHPAEASTSQSVNNDLATDSWQAHSLVPSQLLKADLCVPKPTQMLQQAQLCNSRDRARRYDYAEKLGPLDDDEEEDETDFIYVFEESSEDEVGDDGPRSREFSPQHFCRCQSIQSLPDRISAIPSSILFSFSDSDDSNHNGTSDQEGDMSELDAADGFSLDAVTNSCSSSITWYDGSQTEEISVSTDGEIEKMRTHTKNASSFYTWDS, from the coding sequence ATGCAAGGTCCAGCTGAAAGTGTTGCCGACGCAAGTCTATCGTTTTTACGGTCGTATGATGGTGAAAAATGGCTCGTACGAGACGACTATGTGTTGCCTTCGTCAGCATGCACGCGAGGATCACTGATGGTTTCCGCTTCGCCGTTGACACCACCGTGGACGAGAAAGTGCTCCCGTCGCCAGAAGCGACCATCTTTGCCCTTGATCAACAAAACTTACACCGATGATCTAGCCAAGCTCTGCCAAGCCGAAAGTACGGAAATCACCGAAGAAACCACGGATCATACAGTTGAAGAATACATGGTCGAATCATTGAATGTCAAAGCATTGAACGAAATTCAAATAAGTCATCCAGCGGAGGCCTCAACATCACAAAGTGTGAACAATGATCTCGCAACAGATTCATGGCAAGCACACTCACTTGTGCCAAGTCAATTACTCAAGGCGGATCTTTGTGTTCCAAAGCCTACACAAATGCTACAGCAAGCGCAATTATGCAATTCTAGAGATAGGGCTCGTCGTTACGATTACGCGGAGAAATTGGGCCCCCTTGatgacgatgaggaagaagacgaaacaGATTTCATCTATGTTTTTGAGGAATCTTCTGAAGACGAAGTTGGTGACGACGGGCCTCGTTCACGCGAATTTTCCCCTCAGCATTTCTGCCGATGCCAGTCGATCCAGTCTCTCCCTGACCGCATCTCGGCAATTCCATCCTCAATTCTTTTCTCCTTTTCAGATAGCGATGACAGCAATCACAACGGTACAAGCGATCAGGAAGGTGATATGTCTGAGCTTGATGCTGCTGACGGCTTTTCATTGGACGCTGTGACAAATTCTTGTTCTTCGTCGATTACGTGGTACGATGGAAGCCAAACTGAAGAAATCTCCGTTTCAACGGACGGAGAAATCGAGAAAATGCGAACACACACCAAGAATGCTTCCTCATTCTATACATGGGATTCGTAG